GAAGGACCAGCACAGGGCCTTCGGGTGGTTCCTCCCATCGGATCGTGGGTATCGCGGTCGGCCGCTTGTTCCCGTCAGTTCGCGCCTGCTGATCAGCCATGCGGTCAGTCTGCCCCGGATCCGGCGGACAATTGAAGGCATCCAGCGCCCACCGCGGCCGGTCCCCCGGTGACCACCCCATGGCACGATGGCTGCCAACCTGCCGCCGCGTCCGCGGAAGGGCACCGAGAAGGAGCTTTGATGACAGACACTCCGGGCTGGGCCTCGCCCGGATCCGCCCCGTCGAACGAGGGGCGGGAACCCGGCGCGTCCAGCCCCGCCGAGCCCACCGACCGCCCCGGCGACAGCGCACCCGCACCGCAGCCGGACGCGGACGCGCAGCGCCCAGGCGCGAAGTGGTCCAAGGAGCAGCCGCCACCCGGCCAGTGGTCCGCGCCCACCGGTGCCCCCAGCCCGAAGCAGGCCCCGCCGCCCCCGCCGCCCGGCCCGGGCTGGGGCCCCCGGCCGCCCGTCGGCCCCGGCGGCGGCTACGGAGGTCCGCCCCCCGGCTACGGCGGCTACGGAGCCTGGGGCGGCGGCTGGGGCGGTCCCCCGCCCGCGGCCAAGCCCGGCGTCATCCCCCTGCGCCCGCTCGGCGTCGGCGAGATCCTCGACGGTGCCGTCTCCACCATGCGTACCCACTGGCGCACGGTGCTCGGCATCTCGCTGGCCGTCGCCCTGTTCTCGGCGACCAGCCTCGTCCTCGTACAGGGCTTCGTCCTCAACGACGTCCTCGGCCAGATGCGGGTCAACAACCCCCACGCCAACCCCGACGACGTGCTCCGCGCCCTGCGCGACGTCGTGATCGGCACCGGTATCGTCAGCCTGATCTCCGGCGTCGCCGTGGTCATCGCGACCGCTCTGCTCACGACCATCACCAGCCGTGCCGTTCTCGGCAGGCCGGTCAGCATCGGCGAGGCCTGGCGAGACGCCCGCCCGCAACTCCCGAAGCTGTTCGGGCTGCTCATCCTCCTGGGCCTGATCGTCGTCGGCGTGATGTTCGGCGGGGCTCTGCCCGGCATTCTCGTCATGCTCGCCGGCGGCAGCGCCGCCGCAGGGGCGGGCCTGCTGGCCCTGGGGATCCTCGCCGGCGTCGTCGTCTCGGCGTGGCTGGTGATCCGCTTCTGCCTGTCGACGCCCGCCCTGATGCTGGAACGGCAGAGCATCTTCAAGGCCATGAGCCGCTCCGCGAAGCTGGTGCGCGGCTCCTGGTGGCGCACGTTCGGCATCCTGCTGCTCACCGGACTCATCGTCAGGATCGTCCAAGCGCTCATCAGCATCCCCTTCACCGCCATCGGGGCCGCAGTGAGCGGCGACGGCATGGACAACCTGCTCGGCACCGGCGGCGGGCACATCGGCTGGGCGTCCCTGATCATCCAGGGACTCGGCGCCCTGATCGGCACCGCTCTCACCCTGCCGATCAGCGCCGGCGTCACCGTGCTCCTCTACGTCGACCAGCGCATCCGCCGCGAGGCCCTCGACCTCGAACTGGCCCGCGCCGCCGGTGTCCAGGACGCCGGAACCGGTGGTCCCGGTCCCGTCCCGGGGAGCTGATGAGGTGAGTCTCGCGGGGGGAGTGCTCACGGCGGCGGCGCCGGCGGGCACTGGTGGCGCGGTCGTACGCGGCCTGCTGCGCGCGGTGGGCACAGCCGCCCGCGCAACCGGCGGCTCGGGAGACGAGCCGCCCTTGACCATCCCGCGTGATCCCGCGCGGGATGCGGCTCGCCGCGAGCTGTCCAAGCGGATGTACCACGAGAACGACCCCGGGCTGTTCCAGCGCGCACTGAAAGCGTTCTGGGACTGGCTCGACCGGCTGCTCAACTCGGCCGCCTCGGCGACCCCCGGCGGCACGGTCGGCCTGATCGTCGTGGTCCTGTTCGTCGTCGCCGTCCTGGCCGCCCTGTGGTGGCGCCTGGGCACCCCGCGCCGGCAACCCTCCTCCACCGCCGTCCTGTTCGACGACCGCCCCCGCAGCGCCGCCGAACACCGCGCGGCCGCCGAGGCACACGCGGCCCAGGGCCACTGGAACCAGGCCGTACAGGAACGCATGCGAGCCATCGTCCGCTCCCTCGAGGAGCGGACCCTGCTCGACGTCCGCCCGGGCCGCACCGCCGACGAGGCGGCCGCCGAGGCCGGCCGGACCCTGCCCGCACACTCCGACCGACTGCGCGCCGCGGCCCGCGAGTTCGACGACGTGACATACGGCGGACGCAGGGCGACCGAGGAGTCGTACCACCGCATCGCCGGACTCGACCGCGACCTGGAACGCACCAGGCCCGCCCTCGCCCACAGCACCACCAGCACGGCCCACAACACCCGCCAGGGGGCCGCCCAGTGACCGCCGAGGCCACGCTGCCGACGACTTCCACCGCGCCCACCGTCCGCCAGGTGTGGACCCGTGCCCGGGGCATCGCACTCGCCGTCGTACTGATCCTGGCCGGCGCCGTCGCCATGGCTGCCGTACGCTCCACCGCCCGGCACGGCGAATTGGACCCACGCTCCGCCGACCCCTACGGCAGCCGTGCCGTCGCCCAACTCCTCGCCGACCGGGGTGTCTCCACGCGTGTCGTCACCACGCTCGGCGAGGCACGCGCCGCCGCCGGGCCGGACACCACCCTCCTGGTCGCCGTGCCCGACCTGCTGACGAACCGTCAACAGACCCAGCTGCACCAGGCCACCGTGGCCTCCGGCGGGCGCACCGTCCTCATCGCGGCCGGCAGCCCCTCCGTCGAGCGGCTCGCTCCCGGAGTCACCGCGGACCCCGCCACCAGCGCCGGCAGCACACTCGCCCCCGGCTGCACCCTGCCCGAAGCCCGGCGCGCGGGCAGTGCCGACACCGGCGGCATCCGCTACACCACCACCCGCCTCGACGCCGACTCCTGCTACCCCAGCGAGCGGCTCGCCACCCTGCTGCGCATCCCCGAGGCATCCGGGAACGGTGACACCGTCGTGCTCGGCGCGCCCGACATCCTCTACAACGACCGGCTCGACAAGCAGGGCAACGCCTCGCTCGCCCTCCAACTCCTCGGCTCCCGCCCCCATCTGGCCTGGTACCTCCCCTCGCTCTCCGACGCCTCCGTCACCGACACCGGCGACCGGAAAAACTTCCTCGACCTACTCCCCTCGGGCTGGCTCTGGGCCACCCTGCAGCTGTTCATCGCAGCGGCACTCGCCGCCTTCTGGCGAGCACGTCGGTTCGGCCCCCTCGTGCCCGAAAAACTCCCCGTGGCGATCCGCGCCTCCGAGACCGCCGAAGGCCGCGCTCGCCTCTACCGCAAAGCCGACGCCCGCGACCGCGCGGCCGCCGCTCTTCGCTCCACCACGCGCACCCGGCTCGCCCCCCTCATCGGCGTCCCCATCACCCAGGCACACACGCCCGAGGTCCTGCTCCCCGCCCTGTCCGCCCACCTCGCGCGGGACGGACAGGCCCTGCACTCCCTCCTCTTCGGACCGCCGCCCGGCGACGACGCGGCCCTCATCGAACTGACCGACCAACTCGACGCCCTCGAAAGAGAGGTACGCCGTCCATGATGGACCCGACCACTGACAACGCCGGGACCACCGGGGACGCGGGCACCGCCCGTGCCGCCCTGGAAGCCCTGCGCGCCGAGATCGCCAAAGCCGTGGTCGGCCAGGACCCAGCCGTGACCGGCCTCGTCGTCGCTCTCCTCTGCCGCGGACACGTACTACTGGAAGGAGTCCCCGGAGTCGCCAAAACGCTGCTCGTCCGCACCCTGGCATCCGCACTCGAACTCGACACCAAGCGCGTCCAGTTCACCCCGGACCTCATGCCGAGTGACGTCACCGGCTCCCTCGTCTACGACACCCGCACCGCAGAGTTCTCCTTCCAGCCCGGCCCGGTCTTCACCAACCTGCTCCTCGCGGACGAGATCAACCGCACCCCGCCCAAGACCCAGTCCGCCCTCCTCGAAGCCATGGAGGAACGCCAGGTCACGGTCGACGGCACACCACGCCCGCTCCCCGAACCGTTCCTGGTCGCCGCGACCCAGAACCCCGTCGAGTACGAGGGCACCTACCCCCTCCCCGAAGCCCAACTGGACCGCTTCCTGGTCAAACTGACGATCCCTCTGCCCTCCCGGCAGGACGAGATCGACGTCCTGACTCGCCACGCCTCGGGCTTCAACCCCCGCGACCTGCACGCCGCCGGCGTACGCCCCGTCGCGGGCGCCGCCGATCTGGAAGCAGCACGCGCCGCCGTCGCCAAGACGGCCGTGTCCCCCGAGATCACCGCCTACGTCGTGGACCTCTGCCGCGCGACCCGCGAGTCGCCCTCCCTCACCCTCGGCGTCTCCCCACGCGGTGCCACCGCCCTCCTGGCCACCGCCCGTGCCTGGGCCTGGCTGACCGGCCGCGACTACGTCATCCCCGACGACGTGAAAGCCCTCGCCCTGCCCACCCTGCGGCACCGGATCCAGCTGCGCCCCGAGGCGGAGATGGAAGGCGTGACGGCGGACTCCGTCATCACCGCCATCCTCGCCCACGTCCCGGTCCCCCGCTGATGGCGCTCACCGGACGTGCCGCTCTCCTCGCGGCCCTCGGCTCGATCCCCGTCGGCATCCTGGAACCCGGCTGGACGGGCATCCTCGCGGTCAACGGCCCCCTGGCCCTTGCCTGCGCCTGCGACTACGCACTCGCCGCGCCCGTACGACGGCTCGTGCTGTCCCGGTCCGGCGACACCTCCACCCGTCTCGGCGAAACCGCCGACGTCACCCTCACGATCACCAACCCGTCCCGCCGCCCCCTGCGGGCACAGCTGCGGGACGCCTGGCCGCCCAGCAGCTGGCAGCCGGGCACCGAGATCCAGGCCTCCCGCCACCGTCTGACCGTGCCCCCGGGCGAACGCAGACGCGTGACGACCAGACTGCGCCCCACCCGTCGCGGCGATCGCCAGGCCGACCGCGTGACGATCCGCTCCTACGGCCCCCTCGGCTTGCTCTCCCGCCAGGGCGCCCACAAACTGCCCTGGTCAGTACGGGTTCTGCCCCCGTTCACCAGCCGAAAGCATCTCCCGTCGAAACTCGCCCGATTGCGTGAACTCGACGGACGCACCAGCGTGCTGACACGCGGTGAGGGAACGGAGTTCGACAGCCTGCGCGAGTACGTCCCCGGCGACGACACCCGCTCGATCGACTGGCGGGCCACCGCCCGCCAGTCCGCCGTGGCCGTCCGCACCTGGCGCCCAGAACGCGACCGTCACATCCTGCTCGTCCTCGACACCGGCCGTACCTCCGCCGGCCGCGTGGGCGACGCACCCCGCCTCGACGCCTCCATGGACGCGGCGCTCCTCCTCGCGGCTCTAGCCTCCCGGGCCGGCGACCGGGTGGCACTCCTGGCGTACGACCGCCGGGTACGTGCCCTGGTCCAGGGCCGCTCGGCAGGAGACGTACTGCCAGGCCTCGTGAACGCGATGGCCCCGCTGCAGCCGGAACTGGTCGAGACCGACGCCCGTGGGCTCACCGCGGCCGCTCTGCGTACAGCACCTCGCCGTTCCCTGGTCGTGCTCCTCACGACGCTCGACGCAGCCCCCGTGGAACAGGGTCTGCTCCCTGTGCTTCCGCAGCTCACTCAACGACACACTCTTCTGGTCGCTTCTGTGGCCGACCCGCACATCGCGCGTATGGCCGAAGCCCGGGGAAACGCGGAGGCGGTGTATGAGGCCGCGGCAGCAGCTCAGGCACAGAGCGAGCGTCAGCGCACGGCAGAGCAGCTGCGTCGGCATGGGGTGACGGTTGTGGACGCGACGCCGGAGGATCTGGCGCCGGCACTGGCAGATGCGTATCTGGCTCTGAAGGCGGCGGGCCGGCTCTGATCAGCTCCGGCTCGTCCCCTTCGGGGAAAGTGCGTTCCCGTTACTTTGAGAAAGGGCTCCAGAACGCAGAAAGGCCCACGCCTGATGGCGTGGGCCTTTCCCAAAATTTGTTCGGCGGCGTCCTACTCTCCCACAGGGTCCCCCCTGCAGTACCATCGGCGCTGTGAGGCTTAGCTTCCGGGTTCGGAATGTAACCGGGCGTTTCCCTCACGCTATGACCACCGAAACACTATGAAACTGTGAACGCCGCACCACCCTATTCCAGGCGGGGCTGTTCGTGGTTTCAGAACCAACACAGTGGACGCGAGCAACTGAGGACAAGCCCTCGGCCTATTAGTACCGGTCACCTCCACCAGTTACCTGGCTTCCAGATCCGGCCTATCAACCCAGTCGTCTACTGGGAGCCTTACCCCATCAAGTGGGTGGGAGTCCTCATCTCGAAGCAGGCTTCCCGCTTAGATGCTTTCAGCGGTTATCCCTCCCGAACGTAGCCAACCAGCCATGCCCTTGGCAGAACAACTGGCACACCAGAGGTTCGTCCGTCCCGGTCCTCTCGTACTAGGGACAGCCCTTCTCAAGACTCCTACGCGCACAGCGGATAGGGACCGAACTGTCTCACGACGTTCTAAACCCAGCTCGCGTACCGCTTTAATGGGCGAACAGCCCAACCCTTGGGACCGACTCCAGCCCCAGGATGCGACGAGCCGACATCGAGGTGCCAAACCATCCCGTCGATATGGACTCTTGGGGAAGATCAGCCTGTTATCCCCGGGGTACCTTTTATCCGTTGAGCGACGGCGCTTCCACAAGCCACCGCCGGATCACTAGTCCCGACTTTCGTCCCTGCTCGACCCGTCGGTCTCACAGTCAAGCTCCCTTGTGCACTTACACTCAACACCTGATTGCCAACCAGGCTGAGGGAACCTTTGGGCGCCTCCGTTACCCTTTAGGAGGCAACCGCCCCAGTTAAACTACCCATCAGACACTGTCCCTGATCCGGATCACGGACCCAGGTTAGACATCCAGCACGACCAGACTGGTATTTCAACGACGACTCCACCCACACTGGCGTGCGAGCTTCACAGTCTCCCAGCTATCCTACACAAGCCGAACCGAACACCAATATCAAACTGTAGTAAAGGTCCCGGGGTCTTTCCGTCCTGCTGCGCGAAACGAGCATCTTTACTCGTAGTGCAATTTCACCGGGCCTATGGTTGAGACAGTCGAGAAGTCGTTACGCCATTCGTGCAGGTCGGAACTTACCCGACAAGGAATTTCGCTACCTTAGGATGGTTATAGTTACCACCGCCGTTTACTGGCGCTTAAGTTCTCAGCTTCGCCTGGACGAATCCAAGCTAACCGGTCCCCTTAACGTTCCAGCACCGGGCAGGCGTCAGTCCGTATACATCGCCTTACGGCTTCGCACGGACCTGTGTTTTTAGTAAACAGTCGCTTCTCGCTGGTCTCTGCGGCCACCCCCAGCTCGAGGAGCAAGTCCTCTCACCAGGCATGGCCCCCCTTCTCCCGAAGTTACGGGGGCATTTTGCCGAGTTCCTTAACCATAGTTCACCCGAACGCCTCGGTATTCTCTACCTGACCACCTGAGTCGGTTTAGGGTACGGGCCGCCATGAAACTCGCTAGAGGCTTTTCTCGACAGCATAGGATCATCCACTTCACCACAATCGGCTCGGCATCAGGTCTCAGACTTAATGGCGTGCGGATTTACCTGCACACCGTCCTACACCCTTACCCCGGGACAACCACCGCCCGGGATGGACTACCTTCCTGCGTCACCCCATCACTCACCTACTACCAGATTGGTCCGGCGGCTCCACCACTTTCCATTCCCCGAAGGGTCCGGAACGGCTTCACGGCCTCAGCATCACTGGATTCGATGTTTGACGCTTCACAGCGGGTACCGGAATATCAACCGGTTATCCATCGACTACGCCTGTCGGCCTCGCCTTAGGTCCCGACTTACCCTGGGCAGATCAGCTTGACCCAGGAACCCTTAGTCAATCGGCGCACACGTTTCTCACGTGTGTATCGCTACTCATGCCTGCATTCTCACTCGTCAACCGTCCACGACTACCTTCCAGTGCCGCTTCACCCGGCAGACGACGCTCCCCTACCCATCACAGCCTCCGTTGGGAGTACATGCTGCAATGACACGACTTCGGCGGTACGCTTGAGCCCCGCTACATTGTCGGCGCGGAATCACTAGACCAGTGAGCTATTACGCACTCTTTCAAGGGTGGCTGCTTCTAAGCCAACCTCCTGGTTGTCTGTGCGACTCCACATCCTTTCCCACTTAGCGTACGCTTAGGGGCCTTAGTCGATGCTCTGGGCTGTTTCCCTCTCGACCATGGAGCTTATCCCCCACAGTCTCACTGCCGCGCTCTCACTTACCGGC
The genomic region above belongs to Streptomyces sp. CG1 and contains:
- a CDS encoding glycerophosphoryl diester phosphodiesterase membrane domain-containing protein; translated protein: MTDTPGWASPGSAPSNEGREPGASSPAEPTDRPGDSAPAPQPDADAQRPGAKWSKEQPPPGQWSAPTGAPSPKQAPPPPPPGPGWGPRPPVGPGGGYGGPPPGYGGYGAWGGGWGGPPPAAKPGVIPLRPLGVGEILDGAVSTMRTHWRTVLGISLAVALFSATSLVLVQGFVLNDVLGQMRVNNPHANPDDVLRALRDVVIGTGIVSLISGVAVVIATALLTTITSRAVLGRPVSIGEAWRDARPQLPKLFGLLILLGLIVVGVMFGGALPGILVMLAGGSAAAGAGLLALGILAGVVVSAWLVIRFCLSTPALMLERQSIFKAMSRSAKLVRGSWWRTFGILLLTGLIVRIVQALISIPFTAIGAAVSGDGMDNLLGTGGGHIGWASLIIQGLGALIGTALTLPISAGVTVLLYVDQRIRREALDLELARAAGVQDAGTGGPGPVPGS
- a CDS encoding DUF4129 domain-containing protein, encoding MLRAVGTAARATGGSGDEPPLTIPRDPARDAARRELSKRMYHENDPGLFQRALKAFWDWLDRLLNSAASATPGGTVGLIVVVLFVVAVLAALWWRLGTPRRQPSSTAVLFDDRPRSAAEHRAAAEAHAAQGHWNQAVQERMRAIVRSLEERTLLDVRPGRTADEAAAEAGRTLPAHSDRLRAAAREFDDVTYGGRRATEESYHRIAGLDRDLERTRPALAHSTTSTAHNTRQGAAQ
- a CDS encoding DUF4350 domain-containing protein translates to MTAEATLPTTSTAPTVRQVWTRARGIALAVVLILAGAVAMAAVRSTARHGELDPRSADPYGSRAVAQLLADRGVSTRVVTTLGEARAAAGPDTTLLVAVPDLLTNRQQTQLHQATVASGGRTVLIAAGSPSVERLAPGVTADPATSAGSTLAPGCTLPEARRAGSADTGGIRYTTTRLDADSCYPSERLATLLRIPEASGNGDTVVLGAPDILYNDRLDKQGNASLALQLLGSRPHLAWYLPSLSDASVTDTGDRKNFLDLLPSGWLWATLQLFIAAALAAFWRARRFGPLVPEKLPVAIRASETAEGRARLYRKADARDRAAAALRSTTRTRLAPLIGVPITQAHTPEVLLPALSAHLARDGQALHSLLFGPPPGDDAALIELTDQLDALEREVRRP
- a CDS encoding AAA family ATPase, giving the protein MDPTTDNAGTTGDAGTARAALEALRAEIAKAVVGQDPAVTGLVVALLCRGHVLLEGVPGVAKTLLVRTLASALELDTKRVQFTPDLMPSDVTGSLVYDTRTAEFSFQPGPVFTNLLLADEINRTPPKTQSALLEAMEERQVTVDGTPRPLPEPFLVAATQNPVEYEGTYPLPEAQLDRFLVKLTIPLPSRQDEIDVLTRHASGFNPRDLHAAGVRPVAGAADLEAARAAVAKTAVSPEITAYVVDLCRATRESPSLTLGVSPRGATALLATARAWAWLTGRDYVIPDDVKALALPTLRHRIQLRPEAEMEGVTADSVITAILAHVPVPR
- a CDS encoding DUF58 domain-containing protein — encoded protein: MALTGRAALLAALGSIPVGILEPGWTGILAVNGPLALACACDYALAAPVRRLVLSRSGDTSTRLGETADVTLTITNPSRRPLRAQLRDAWPPSSWQPGTEIQASRHRLTVPPGERRRVTTRLRPTRRGDRQADRVTIRSYGPLGLLSRQGAHKLPWSVRVLPPFTSRKHLPSKLARLRELDGRTSVLTRGEGTEFDSLREYVPGDDTRSIDWRATARQSAVAVRTWRPERDRHILLVLDTGRTSAGRVGDAPRLDASMDAALLLAALASRAGDRVALLAYDRRVRALVQGRSAGDVLPGLVNAMAPLQPELVETDARGLTAAALRTAPRRSLVVLLTTLDAAPVEQGLLPVLPQLTQRHTLLVASVADPHIARMAEARGNAEAVYEAAAAAQAQSERQRTAEQLRRHGVTVVDATPEDLAPALADAYLALKAAGRL